From Bacteroidota bacterium, a single genomic window includes:
- a CDS encoding NAD-dependent succinate-semialdehyde dehydrogenase: MSFESINPATGELIRTYEAHTESYIQQRLTTANAAQQSWRRIGFSERGNILQAAASALRSRQQDCAGLMAREMGKPFAQGIAEAAKCAWVCDYYAEYAEAFLSPETVSTDASKSFVTFQPLGILLAIMPWNFPFWQVFRAAAPALMAGNAVVLKHASNVSGCALEIERIFRDAGLPEGLFTTLLLKSNRVNTLIEHPLVKAVTITGSTAAGKAVAAKAGEMMKKSVLELGGSDPYVVLEDANLEHAVSTCVASRLINNGESCIAAKRFIVVEPLKKKFEEMFVEKMMAQKIGDPLDPTVTVGPMARHDLRDELHEQVRKSIEKGATLLCGGEIPDSKGAFYPPTVLTNVKKGMPAYDEELFGPVAAIISAKDEADAIRLANDSVFGLGAAVFTQDVIRGERIAAEELDAGCCFVNGMVKSDPRLPFGGIKESGCGRELGVFGIREFVNVKTVWVK, from the coding sequence ATGTCATTTGAATCCATCAACCCCGCTACGGGGGAATTAATCCGAACATACGAAGCACACACTGAATCATACATTCAACAACGTCTCACAACTGCCAACGCGGCACAGCAATCCTGGCGCCGGATAGGCTTTTCTGAACGGGGAAACATTCTACAAGCGGCGGCTTCTGCCCTCCGTTCCCGCCAACAGGATTGTGCCGGATTGATGGCACGTGAAATGGGCAAGCCCTTTGCACAAGGCATTGCGGAAGCCGCGAAATGCGCGTGGGTTTGCGACTACTACGCTGAGTATGCAGAAGCATTTCTCTCGCCGGAAACTGTTTCCACGGACGCGTCGAAGAGCTTCGTAACGTTTCAACCGCTCGGCATTCTGCTCGCTATCATGCCGTGGAATTTTCCTTTCTGGCAAGTGTTTCGTGCAGCGGCTCCGGCACTGATGGCAGGAAATGCCGTCGTCCTCAAGCACGCATCAAATGTTTCGGGATGTGCATTGGAGATTGAGAGGATATTTCGTGATGCGGGATTGCCGGAGGGATTGTTCACAACACTTCTACTGAAGTCGAATCGAGTCAACACACTCATCGAACATCCGCTGGTGAAAGCCGTGACGATAACCGGAAGTACGGCGGCAGGCAAAGCTGTCGCGGCAAAAGCCGGAGAGATGATGAAGAAATCCGTGCTGGAACTCGGCGGCAGCGACCCGTACGTTGTGCTGGAAGATGCGAACCTTGAACACGCAGTCTCGACATGTGTTGCATCCCGGCTCATCAATAATGGAGAGAGTTGCATTGCGGCAAAGCGGTTCATTGTCGTCGAACCGTTGAAGAAGAAATTTGAAGAGATGTTTGTTGAGAAGATGATGGCACAGAAGATAGGCGACCCACTCGATCCAACCGTCACCGTCGGCCCGATGGCGCGGCATGATTTGCGGGATGAGTTGCACGAACAAGTCCGCAAGAGCATCGAGAAAGGCGCAACACTCCTTTGCGGCGGAGAAATCCCCGACAGCAAAGGTGCCTTCTATCCGCCGACTGTGCTGACGAATGTGAAGAAAGGAATGCCCGCGTACGACGAAGAACTATTCGGTCCGGTTGCAGCCATCATAAGCGCGAAGGACGAAGCGGATGCAATTCGTCTTGCCAATGATTCTGTATTCGGATTAGGCGCTGCTGTATTCACGCAAGATGTAATTCGGGGAGAACGAATTGCTGCAGAGGAGTTGGATGCCGG